The following proteins come from a genomic window of Rutidosis leptorrhynchoides isolate AG116_Rl617_1_P2 chromosome 10, CSIRO_AGI_Rlap_v1, whole genome shotgun sequence:
- the LOC139873086 gene encoding uncharacterized protein, whose translation MSNIPTSPFTPKASNNQSQSKQSFFADNKHIRYQPINQGIWVKIDHNKQNSPSKNPNPNYNNQQNPTQLVRSRSGLNHHSTRLNSSYNQLYNNFKIRESATNLINRYGKPFPDANNSKTNQLPKPIDKSRITSYLFHNFPEHWCSTDLWDVFKKYGNIHEVYIPRKTLKNGRKFGFVRFLDVPDYHKDSLARRLSLIVAGDNLLKVYKARDPEGKKQAPQPNNAKSGSRNNVKVAFNSPVDERNFKEVVLNKQATNYGIPSIKVNSNDDLIQILGQAVIAKVKDLEFLEYFNEICESENLGGFTIKYLGGHDLMLIFEEPNPALDLINNSEHPLWKWLEDINPWDPEIYKTSGRLVYVNIFGVPITCWLESTFIDIAKNWGEVIETFNCSITNENNQDLSHGSVIIKTNNFSPINGQVIINPGDVNQSKAYIIEVQNFSMFNTYGDIDNSSNWDDEILSDDHISDEESHLDCENRVEGNAEKTTRNNNHDPTPPHQTSSNSSKRMDTRPFNNNADNQSLQSPSISKPINHFDTTNPHTHNPSNPETVLNNTSSTKETSPSNETDPIEPPPIPDFNTARPYNTTSYQPKPKTIPLESTVITQPITTNTPPSPPREDTLAIPQPNTVINGPSNHVNDTPVTPSHISGKSNMDSSPQHILTNDLCSPIVTQEHAYSVPETLPHHTTNDTPCTTPLNPQSNSPLNFMPAPNATQQTNSDPFNLEPLLYTGKEISKKRKISSTIAKPIIKSKNTSQNPDFKRPRSNMLYIKHLARSGQKLRISQLAKRCKSSSNGGGSTSYFSKGSHMDMVHNKKTKKTGSTSSKSLDTFEFGKSIGIRRNNP comes from the coding sequence ATGTCAAACATACCGACATCCCCTTTTACACCAAAAGCATCGAACAACCAATCCCAGTCGAAACAATCTTTCTTTGCTGATAACAAGCATATCCGATATCAGCCTATCAATCAGGGTATTTGGGTTAAAATTGATCATAATAAGCAAAACTCACCTtcaaaaaaccctaaccctaattacaATAACCAGCAGAATCCAACCCAACTTGTCCGATCCAGATCTGGTCTCAATCATCACTCGACAAGGTTAAACTCATCCTACAATCAATTATACAACAACTTCAAAATACGGGAATCAGCCACCAACCTTATCAATCGTTATGGCAAGCCTTTTCCAGATGCGAATAATTCTAAAACAAATCAATTGCCAAAACCGATCGACAAGTCTAGAATTACTTCATACCTCTTCCACAACTTTCCCGAACACTGGTGTTCAACGGACTTATGGGATGTTTTCAAAAAATATGGCAATATCCACGAGGTTTACATCCCCAGGAAGACCTTAAAAAACGGAAGGAAGTTTGGTTTTGTTAGATTCTTAGACGTTCCAGATTACCACAAAGATTCTCTTGCGAGGAGACTAAGTCTCATTGTTGCGGGTGACAATTTACTCAAAGTATACAAGGCCCGTGATCCCGAAGGAAAGAAACAAGCTCCACAGCCTAACAATGCAAAATCGGGTTCTAGGAACAATGTTAAGGTTGCATTTAACTCACCTGTAGACGAAAGGAATTTCAAAGAAGTGGTCCTAAACAAGCAGGCTACAAACTACGGCATCCCCTCGATTAAGGTAAATTCTAATGATGATCTTATCCAAATACTTGGTCAAGCGGTTATTGCCAAAGTTAAAGATCTTGAATTCCTTGAATATTTTAATGAAATATGTGAAAGTGAAAACCTTGGTGGGTTTACTATCAAATACCTGGGCGGGCATGATCTAATGCTTATATTTGAGGAACCCAACCCGGCCCTAGACTTGATTAACAATTCGGAACACCCATTATGGAAATGGCTTGAAGATATAAACCCATGGGATCCCGAAATTTACAAAACCTCTGGTAGACTTGTTTATGTTAACATATTCGGGGTACCTATTACTTGTTGGTTAGAATCCACATTCATTGACATAGCAAAAAATTGGGGCGAGGTAATTGAAACGTTTAATTGCTCTATAACCAATGAGAACAACCAAGATTTATCGCATGGCTCGGTAATTATCAAAACAAACAATTTCTCACCGATAAACGGCCAAGTTATTATCAACCCCGGTGACGTCAATCAATCTAAGGCTTACATCATTGAAGTTCAAAACTTTTCTATGTTTAACACTTATGGTGATATCGATAATTCGTCGAATTGGGATGATGAAATTCTTTCGGACGATCACATTTCTGACGAAGAGTCCCACTTGGATTGTGAAAATCGAGTTGAAGGAAACGCTGAAAAGACCACCCGTAACAACAACCACGATCCCACGCCTCCTCACCAAACCTCCTCTAATTCCTCTAAACGAATGGATACTCGTCCCTTTAATAATAATGCCGATAACCAATCTCTCCAATCTCCTAGCATATCGAAACCCATCAACCACTTTGACACCACAAACCCTCACACCCATAATCCTTCCAATCCCGAAACTGTTTTAAATAATACTAGCTCTACAAAAGAAACTAGCCCATCGAATGAAACTGATCCAATTGAACCACCTCCTATTCCTGATTTTAATACAGCAAGGCCATATAATACCACCTCATATCAACCAAAACCAAAAACCATCCCTTTGGAGTCCACTGTAATCACGCAGCCCATTACCACCAATACCCCCCCAAGCCCACCAAGAGAGGATACCCTTGCAATCCCGCAGCCCAACACTGTTATTAACGGCCCATCGAATCATGTAAATGATACCCCTGTTACACCTAGCCACATCTCGGGTAAATCTAATATGGACAGCTCACCTCAACACATTCTAACAAATGATTTATGCTCACCAATAGTGACACAAGAACATGCATATTCTGTTCCCGAAACCCTCCCTCACCATACCACAAACGACACCCCCTGTACTACCCCTTTAAACCCTCAATCCAACTCTCCATTAAATTTTATGCCTGCCCCTAACGCTACACAACAAACAAATTCCGATCCTTTCAACCTCGAACCTTTACTTTATACGGGTAAAGAAATTTCTAAAAAGAGAAAAATTTCTAGCACCATCGCCAAACCTATCATTAAGTCAAAAAACACCTCTCAAAACCCAGATTTTAAAAGACCTAGATCCAATATGCTTTACATCAAACATCTAGCTAGAAGTGGCCAAAAGCTTAGAATCTCTCAACTGGCTAAACGTTGTAAGTCCTCGTCTAACGGTGGTGGTAGCACATCCTACTTCTCGAAGGGATCTCATATGGACATGGTACATAACAAAAAGACTAAAAAGACAGGTTCTACCTCTAGCAAAAGCTTGGATACGTTCGAATTCGGGAAAAGCATCGGGATTCGTCGCAACAACCCATGA
- the LOC139873063 gene encoding V-type proton ATPase subunit E1-like has protein sequence MNDADVSKQIQQMVAFIRQEAEEKANEISVSAEEEFNIQKMQIVDTDKKKIKQEFERKTKQVEVKKKIEYSMQLNASRIKVLQAQDDLISAMKKFASKELLNVSHNKKTYKKLIQSLIVQGLLRLNEPGVLLRCREIDLSLVESVLEDCKKEYVSKAKTQAPPKIDVDKTVYLPPPPNNSDPHRSSCSGGVVLASLDGKIVFENTLDARLDIAFRKKLPEIRKTLFRE, from the exons ATGAATGATGCCGATGTATCGAAACAAATACAACAAATGGTTGCATTCATTCGGCAAGAAGCCGAAGAGAAAGCTAATGAGATCTCTGTTTCTGCTGAAGAG GAATTCAACATTCAAAAAATGCAAATAGTCGACACGGATAAGAAGAAAATCAAACAAGAATTCGAGCGCAAGACAAAGCAAGTAGAAGTTAAAAAGAAAAT TGAATACTCGATGCAACTCAATGCATCGCGTATTAAAGTGCTTCAAGCACAAGATGATTTGATAAGTGCAATGAAAAAATTTGCTAGCAAGGAGCTTCTTAATGTTTCTCATAACAAGAAGACATACAAAAAACTTATTCAAAGCTTAATTGTTCAG GGTCTACTAAGGCTAAACGAGCCAGGAGTATTGTTAAGATGTAGAGAGATCGACTTGTCACTTGTTGAATCCGTTTTAGAGGATTGTAAAAAGGAATACGTTTCAAAGGCAAAAACACAGGCGCCACCCAAAATCGACGTTGATAAAACTGTTTATCTCCCACCTCCTCCAAACAATTCAGATCCTCATCGCTCTTCGTG TTCCGGAGGGGTTGTGTTAGCTTCTTTAGATGGGAAAATTGTTTTCGAGAACACCCTTGATGCGCGACTAGATATAGCTTTTCGAAAGAAGCTTCCCGAG ATTCGCAAGACCCTTTTTAGGGAGTAA
- the LOC139872718 gene encoding probable LRR receptor-like serine/threonine-protein kinase At1g06840: MVGFNSESCGSLKMMGFKFKSCGCVLSLFFMLLVMSAAAKVTDPSEVSALLAVRGSLADPMNHLSNWNKGDPCTSNWTGVICAHKNKVDKYWHVQEIQLLNMNLSGHLAPELGQFSHLTILDFMWNNLTGSIPKEIGNISSLVLLLLNGNRLSGSLPDELGYLRNLNRFQIDQNHVSGSIPKSFSNLINIKHIHFNNNSLSGQIPYELSNLSTLMHLLLDNNNLTGYLPSELGNLLNMRILQLDNNNFNGEIPSSYGNLSALVKISLRNCSLQGVLPDLSRIPFLSYIDLSRNSLTGSIPSNKLSDSMTTIDLSDNQLDGSIPEMISDLPTLQKLSLENNFFNGSISSELWQNKSFRATSRLLLDFRNNSFSNIIGALNPPVNASLRLNGNPICRNSSIQNKDQFCEFTDYGDYARNVSTNSNACPMQSCPTDNYFEYVPGSPISCFCASPIRIGYRLKSPSFSYFRPYEEQFEMYVTSYLGLDSYQLFIDSITWEKGPRLRMYLKLFPKAGTEHSGTFSTSDVLRIRGIFTTWVFPGSNLFGPYELLNFTLVGPYSHLNVATPGKGVSKGVVITVVIVAVICALLVSSILTVLIKKQQEKYKQNSSRKSLLSKLSINMDGVKSFTYREMAIATENFDKSSLVGRGGYGKVYKGNLSNNITVAIKRAEVGSLQGEKEFLTEIEMLSRLHHRNLVSLVGYCDEEEEQMLVYEFMPQGTLRDWLNAKTGESLSFRKRLNVALDSAKGILYLHTEADPPIFHRDIKSSNILLDSKLTAKVADFGLSRLAPILDDNGVGPNYVSTIVRGTPGYLDPEYLLTHKLTDKSDVYSLGVVLMEILTSMKPISHGKNIVREVKIAHESGTVFSIIDNRMGSYPSECIEKFVSLALWCCKDKPENRPSMLAVVRELERILENMPETGFDFSQPESKRFVESSSSSLLLYSSSNVPGTDLSSDANPVVNPR; encoded by the exons ATGGTGGGATTCAATTCTGAATCATGTGGAAGTTTGAA GATGATGGGCTTCAAGTTCAAATCATGTGGATGTGTTCTTTCTCTGTTTTTTATGTTATTGGTGATGAGTGCAGCTGCAAAAGTCACTGATCCTTCTGAAG TATCTGCATTGCTAGCGGTTAGAGGTAGTTTAGCTGACCCAATGAATCATCTTAGTAACTGGAACAAAGGGGACCCGTGTACATCAAATTGGACCGGAGTTATATGCGCTCATAAAAACAAAGTCGATAAATATTGGCATGTTCAAGAAat ACAACTATTAAACATGAATCTTTCTGGACATTTAGCACCTGAACTTGGCCAATTTTCTCATTTGACAATTTT AGATTTCATGTGGAATAACTTGACTGGCAGTATTCCCAAAGAGATTGGAAATATTTCATCATTGGTACTTCT GCTTCTAAATGGAAACAGATTAAGTGGAAGTTTACCTGATGAGCTTGGATATCTTAGAAACTTAAATAGATTCCAGATAGACCAGAATCATGTATCAGGATCGATCCCCAAATCATTTTCGAATTTGATTAATATTAAACATAT CCATTTTAACAATAACTCGTTGAGTGGTCAAATTCCTTATGAACTTTCCAACTTATCTACTCTGATGCATTT GCTTCTAGACAACAACAACTTGACCGGGTATCTTCCATCAGAACTCGGGAATTTATTAAACATGCGCATACT TCAACTTGATAACAATAACTTTAATGGCGAGATTCCTTCTTCATACGGAAACCTATCAGCATTAGTGAAAAT aagtCTTAGAAACTGTAGCTTGCAAGGAGTTCTACCTGATCTAAGCAGAATACCGTTTCTCAGCTATAT AGATCTCAGTAGAAATAGCCTCACCGGATCGATACCATCAAATAAACTGTCAGACAGTATGACAACTAT TGATTTATCAGATAATCAGCTGGATGGATCTATTCCTGAAATGATATCAGATCTTCCAACTCTTCAAAAACT ATCCTTGGAGAACAATTTTTTCAACGGTTCCATCTCTTCTGAGCTATGGCAGAACAAGTCTTTTCGGGCAACTTCAAGACTTTTACT CGATTTTCGAAATAATTCCTTTTCAAATATTATTGGAGCTTTGAATCCGCCTGTAAATGCTAGCTTAAG GCTAAATGGAAATCCAATTTGTCGAAATTCAAGCATACAAAACAAAGATCAGTTTTGCGAATTTACGGATTATGGAGATTATGCACGCAACGTTTCTACAAACTCAAATGCGTGTCCAATGCAATCATGTCCCACCGACAATTACTTTGAGTATGTTCCGGGCTCCCCAATCTCGTGTTTTTGTGCATCGCCTATTAGGATCGGTTATCGATTAAAAAGTCCAAGTTTTTCCTATTTTCGACCCTACGAAGAGCAATTTGAGATGTATGTCACTAGTTATCTTGGTTTGGACTCATATCAACTATTTATAGACTCAATTACGTGGGAAAAGGGACCTCGTTTGAGGATGTATTTGAAACTTTTTCCTAAAGCTGGCACTGAGCATTCGGGTACGTTTAGCACTAGTGACGTTTTGCGGATCAGAGGAATTTTTACGACGTGGGTTTTTCCCGGAAGTAATTTATTTGGACCGTATGAGCTTCTGAACTTCACACTTGTTGGACCTTATTCACACT TGAACGTTGCAACACCGGGAAAAGGTGTAAGCAAAGGAGTTGTAATAACTGTTGTAATCGTGGCAGTTATCTGCGCTTTATTAGTTTCTTCGATACTAACCGTTTTGATCAAAAAACAACAAGAAAAATACAAGCAAAACTCATCAAGAAAATCGTTAC TGTCTAAACTTTCCATAAATATGGATGGTGTTAAAAGCTTCACTTATCGAGAAATGGCAATCGCAACTGAAAACTTTGATAAATCTAGTCTCGTTGGCCGAGGAGGTTATGGGAAGGTTTATAAGGGAAACTTATCGAATAACATAACGGTAGCTATAAAACGTGCCGAAGTTGGATCATTACAAGGTGAAAAGGAATTTTTGACAGAAATAGAAATGTTGTCACGATTACATCATCGAAATCTAGTCTCACTTGTTGGATACTGTGATGAGGAGGAGGAGCAG ATGCTGGTTTATGAGTTCATGCCACAGGGAACACTGCGTGATTGGCTTAATG CCAAAACTGGAGAATCGTTGAGCTTTCGAAAGAGGTTAAATGTAGCGTTGGATTCAGCGAAAGGCATTCTTTATCTTCACACTGAAGCTGACCCGCCCATATTCCACCGTGATATTAAATCAAGCAATATACTTCTTGACTCCAAACTCACGGCCAAAGTTGCTGATTTTGGACTCTCTAGGCTTGCACCAATCTTAGATGATAATGGAGTCGGACCTAATTATGTATCCACAATTGTTAGAGGAACACCC GGTTACCTTGATCCCGAGTACTTATTGACCCATAAGCTAACGGACAAGAGTGACGTATATAGCCTTGGAGTTGTACTTATGGAGATCTTGACTAGCATGAAACCGATATCACATGGCAAAAATATCGTCCGGGAG GTGAAAATAGCTCATGAAAGTGGAACAGTGTTCTCAATCATAGATAACAGAATGGGTTCATACCCTTCTGAATGTATCGAAAAGTTTGTATCTTTGGCTCTTTGGTGTTGCAAAGATAAGCCTGAAAACAGGCCATCAATGTTAGCTGTGGTTCGGGAGTTGGAACGTATACTTGAAAACATGCCTGAAACGGGTTTTGACTTTTCGCAGCCTGAGTCAAAGCGTTTTGTAGAATCATCATCGTCATCCTTATTATTATATAGCTCTTCTAATGTTCCAGGAACTGATCTTAGCAGTGACGCTAACCCCGTCGTTAATCCTCGATGA
- the LOC139872102 gene encoding KH domain-containing protein At3g08620-like, with amino-acid sequence MSGLHNPNFTQSRTVSPQIRTTGDVDSQYLAELLAEHHKLQPFIQIFPICTRFLNQEIMRVSSMLQNQGFNELDRLRHRSPSPMASSDLMSHVPGTGNSGWNGFQQERLSGMNMDWQGAPASPSSYTVKRILRLEIPVDSYPNFNFVGRLLGPRGNSLKRIEATTGCRVYIRGKGSIKDPDKEEKLRGRPGYEHLNEPLHILIEADLPASVVNLRLRQAQEIIEELLKPVDETEDYIKRQQLQELAMLNSNLREDSPGPSGSVSPFNAGGMKRAKTGR; translated from the exons ATGTCAGGTTTGCATAATCCCAACTTCACTCAATCAAGAACTGTTTCTCCACAGATTAGAACTACTGGAGATGTTGATAG TCAATATCTGGCTGAATTATTGGCTGAGCATCACAAGCTTCAGCCTTTTATTCAAATTTTCCCCATATGCACCAGATTCTTGAATCAAG aaatcATGAGGGTTTCAAGCATGTTGCAGAACCAAGGATTTAACGAACTTGACAGATTGCGTCATAGAAGCCCGAGCCCGATGGCATCTTCAGATCTTATGTCACACGTTCCCGGGACAGGAAATAGTGGTTGGAATGGTTTTCAACAAGAG AGGCTAAGTGGAATGAATATGGACTGGCAAGGAGCTCCCGCAAGTCCGAGTTCTTACACCGTGAAGCGAATCTTGCGGTTAGAGATTCCCGTCGACTCTTACCCCAAT TTTAACTTTGTGGGCCGGCTTCTGGGACCTAGAGGCAATTCACTAAAACGTATAGAAGCTACAACGGGCTGCCGTGTGTATATACGAGGAAAAGGCTCAATCAAGGATCCTGATAAG GAAGAGAAGCTAAGGGGTAGACCGGGCTATGAGCATCTAAACGAGCCACTTCATATATTGATCGAGGCCGATTTACCTGCAAGTGTCGTTAATTTAAGGCTGAGACAAGCACAGGAAATAATCGAAGAGTTGCTTAAGCCAGTG GATGAGACCGAGGATTATATAAAAAGACAACAATTACAAGAATTGGCGATGTTGAACTCAAATTTGCGTGAAGATAGTCCTGGACCGAGCGGTAGTGTGTCACCATTCAATGCGGGTGGCATGAAGCGTGCAAAAACCGGGCGTTAG
- the LOC139870000 gene encoding uncharacterized protein, whose translation MLLRNLYPSAGMCNGTRLIITASQKFVIQAQIITGSHVGNMVIIPRIVLTSAQTKWPFVMQRIQFPVRPCYAMTINKSQGQSLDYVGLYLSKPVFSHGQLYVALSRVTNPKGLKIVMVGDTQGRLHNYTRNVVYKETFHNLNQSI comes from the coding sequence ATGCTACTACGAAATTTATACCCCAGCGCTGGCATGTGTAACGGGACCCGCCTCATCATAACAGCGTCCCAAAAATTCGTCATTCAAGCTCAGATCATCACCGGTTCACATGTAGGTAACATGGTCATCATACCCAGAATTGTGCTAACTTCCGCCCAAACAAAATGGCCTTTTGTTATGCAACGTATTCAATTTCCAGTTAGGCCATGCTACGCCATGACAATTAACAAGAGCCAGGGGCAATCGCTAGACTACGTCGGCCTCTACTTGTCGAAACCAGTTTTTAGCCACGGACAGCTATACGTCGCACTATCAAGAGTCACTAACCCTAAAGGTCTAAAAATAGTCATGGTTGGTGATACTCAAGGACGGCTTCATAACTACACAAGAAACGTCGTTTACAAGGAAACCTTCCACAACCTTAACCAAAGTATTTAG
- the LOC139870001 gene encoding uncharacterized protein: protein MRVNEFTADGQVDPRKQQFNKWVLDIGDGKVPAVCKDGEEEPTWIEIPDEFIVKSDKPPIDAIADTIFPDFLERHKNEDYLSERAILTPRNDDADQINKHMFKKLQGQTMIYKSSDEICNGSTDAINQHQSYPVESLNKLNFPGVPPHKLNSR from the coding sequence ATGCGGGTCAACGAGTTTACAGCGGATGGTCAAGTTGACCCTAGAAAACAGCAGTTCAATAAATGGGTACTAGATATTGGAGACGGTAAGGTCCCGGCGGTTTGTAAAGATGGAGAAGAGGAACCAACATGGATCGAGATCCCAGACGAATTCATTGTTAAATCAGATAAACCTCCAATTGATGCGATCGCAGATACCATTTTCCCTGATTTTCTTGAAAGACATAAAAATGAAGACTACTTGAGTGAGAGAGCAATTTTAACGCCCCGGAACGATGACGCAGACCAGATAAACAAGCATATGTTTAAAAAGCTACAGGGACAAACTATGATATACAAAAGCTCGGATGAAATATGCAATGGCTCAACCGATGCAATCAATCAACACCAATCGTACCCGGTCGAATCTTTAAATAAACTAAATTTCCCCGGGGTACCTCCTCACAAGCTAAACTCAAGATAG